The proteins below are encoded in one region of Fulvia fulva chromosome 9, complete sequence:
- a CDS encoding rDNA transcriptional regulator pol5: protein MPGIKRPIEDDVDAGDDNVHPSRKRRLEDGEDRQELAKIFNDLRDEIKETRLEATRKLLTTLSVNSDDQAGKLDYSTTRLIRGVCSGAKAARPGFSIALIEVLRLGFASGHLKLLNTVEKIVALTNLESKLSGAEQRDYLIGRRSAFQAVLQSGVLAGKVSTENVKYLFDAICDLALEKEWLRSECGAVLHMFLVSQEATQLSNDSIRTLIDSLKDKDLLRTPEGVAIWLTVKKSFAEVKLPKGVWNHNNPLSSQERPTLSKILLKGAVDSEVVEQPSAPNGATNGAPKKGKKQAGARQSAPNFAWQVILGYMYKEGSAQKFGTFWEDCVGKAMFSKTASDERKNLGLQIFRQALVSAPAEYLGYAIDAHIVKCIVDQRANKNASLVEATKAPLNQIATRGKQEPAAAAAMACKLLALLPPNIDKLVRATIDALLAAADSDGLAEIVATTVTLIRTPGDDDEGKRRSLADALATIVRSHKAEPSTLLSGDSESHSLAEWLQELLHSLTHLAYTTSDVKCQPPLSPKSRTLFQERLTSCLGHLASLPLHQAVLAPTLVLDTLYESRKSLIEGLDDKTAKICKDARKHFKTAAKQASAAQGSEATIPRAFQLLFALGMLQVYKQELESESILEDILSCYASGTDADETSATMLTELLLSFMSKNSKLYTRMAEQVFAAFAPDVTAESLQSMIDILSQKESLAGQQELFADGGEGGAEEGASDDEDMVDVEEDSDVELVNGEVAGDSDDDSSSGDEASDDVNNDEEAVFDRKLAEALGTTGMEDDEDEDGSDMDDDQMEALDGHLSTIFKERSKVTTKKDKKDAKENLLQFKNKVLDLLAIYVKSQYENVLALDLIHPLVALTRESTNQQTQRKAMDVLEQYFDSCKKNKTTPQLNSSKAGFKLLSAIHDEMRLGGSKLHASACSRSSQFLAKVLVPMKPGNWKKIAHMYVDLIDDWRVDDKSKIHPSIFNDWHSWCMQK, encoded by the exons ATGCCTGGGATTAAGCGACCAATTGAGGACGACGTCGATGCCGGCGACGACAATGTACATCCAAGCAGGAAGCGACGATTGGAAGATGGCGAGGATCGACAGGAACTGGCCAAAATCTTCAACGACCTGCGAGACGAAATCAAAGAAACGCGATTGGAAGCAACGAGGAAACTGCTAACGACGTTGTCCGTCAATTCAGACGATCAAGCTGGAAAGCTGGACTACTCAACCACGAGATTGATCAGAGGTGTCTGCAGTGGGGCGAAAGCAGCACGACCAGGTTTCTCGATCGCATTGATCGAAGTGCTGCGCCTGGGATTCGCTTCTGGTCATCTCAAATTGCTCAATACAGTCGAGAAGATCGTTGCCTTGACGAATCTGGAGTCGAAATTGAGTGGTGCCGAACAACGAGATTATCTGATTGGACGGCGCTCTGCTTTCCAGGCCGTGCTGCAGAGTGGTGTGCTTGCTGGAAAGGTTTCGACAGAAAATGTCAAGTACCTCTTTGATGCCATCTGCGACCTTGCGCTCGAGAAGGAATGGTTGCGCAGCGAATGCGGCGCAGTGCTGCACATGTTCCTGGTCAGCCAGGAGGCGACTCAGCTCAGCAACGATAGCATCCGCACGTTGATCGATTCGTTGAAAGACAAGGACCTGCTGAGAACGCCTGAAGGTGTCGCCATTTGGTTGACGGTGAAGAAGTCGTTTGCCGAAGTGAAGCTGCCCAAGGGTGTTTGGAACCACAACAATCCCCTATCGTCACAAGAACGGCCAACACTGAGCAAGATCCTATTGAAGGGTGCTGTAGACAGCGAAGTCGTCGAACAACCATCTGCACCAAATGGTGCTACCAATGGTGCACCTAAGAAGGGCAAGAAGCAAGCCGGTGCGCGCCAGTCCGCTCCCAACTTCGCCTGGCAAGTCATTCTTGGGTACATGTACAAGGAGGGAAGCGCTCAGAAGTTCGGCACATTCTGGGAGGACTGCGTTGGTAAAGCGATGTTCTCGAAAACAGCCTCTGACGAGCGTAAAAACCTTGGGCTACAGATTTTCAGGCAGGCGCTTGTGTCAGCTCCAGCTGAGTACTTGGGCTATGCTATTGACGCGCATATCGTGAAGTGTATAGTGGATCAGAGAGCCAACAAGAATGCGTCGTTGGTCGAGGCGACTAAGGCACCTCTCAATCAGATCGCAACTCGAGGGAAACAGGAGCCTGCTGCGGCTGCAGCGATGGCGTGCAAGCTGCTGGCACTGCTACCACCAAACATAGATAAG CTCGTACGCGCCACAATCGATGCGCTTCTAGCTGCAGCGGATTCGGATGGTCTTGCTGAAATCGTTGCTACGACTGTCACGCTGATTCGCACTCCTGGAGACGATGACGAGGGGAAGCGCAGGTCACTTGCCGACGCGCTGGCAACTATCGTCCGATCGCATAAGGCCGAGCCATCAACACTGCTATCTGGGGATTCAGAATCGCATTCTCTCGCGGAGTGGCTCCAGGAACTGCTTCATAGTCTCACTCACCTTGCCTACACCACGTCTGACGTAAAGTGTCAGCCGCCTCTATCGCCAAAGAGCAGGACTCTTTTCCAAGAAAGGCTCACGTCTTGTCTGGGTCATCTTGCGAGTCTACCGCTGCACCAAGCCGTCTTAGCGCCGACTCTCGTGCTCGATACTCTCTACGAGTCTCGGAAATCACTCATCGAAGGTCTGGACGATAAGACTGCAAAGATATGCAAGGATGCGCGGAAGCACTTCAAGACCGCTGCGAAGCAAGCATCGGCAGCACAAGGGTCAGAAGCCACCATTCCACGAGCCTTCCAACTACTTTTCGCGCTAGGCATGCTGCAGGTATACAAACAGGAACTAGAATCAGAGAGCATTCTCGAGGATATTTTATCATGCTATGCCAGCGGTACGGATGCTGATGAGACATCGGCTACGATGCTGACGGAGTTACTGCTGAGCTTCATGTCGAAGAACAGCAAGCTCTATACACGTATGGCGGAGCAAGTGTTCGCAGCCTTCGCTCCGGATGTCACCGCCGAGTCGCTACAGTCCATGATTGACATCCTCTCCCAAAAAGAGTCGCTAGCTGGGCAGCAGGAGCTGTTCGCTGATGGAGGAGAGGGCGGCGCGGAAGAGGGAGCAAGCGATGACGAGGACATGGTCGATGTCGAAGAGGACTCTGACGTCGAGCTTGTGAACGGCGAGGTCGCAG GCGACAGCGATGACGACTCATCGAGTGGCGACGAAGCGTCGGACGATGTCAACAACGACGAGGAAGCTGTCTTCGATCGCAAGCTTGCCGAAGCACTCGGCACTACTGGCATGGAAGACGACGAAGACGAAGACGGCTCAGACATGGACGACGATCAGATGGAGGCCCTTGATGGCCATCTCAGCACCATCTTCAAGGAGCGAAGCAAGGTCACCACCAAGAAGGACAAAAAAGACGCCAAGGAGAACCTTTTGCAGTTCAAGAACAAGGTGTTGGATCTGTTGGCGATATACGTGAAGAGTCAGTACGAGAATGTGTTAGCCCTGGACCTGATTCATCCTCTGGTGGCACTCACCCGCGAAAGCACAAATCAGCAAACGCAACGAAAAGCAATGGATGTACTGGAGCAGTACTTCGACTCCTGCAAGAAAAACAAAACTACACCCCAGCTCAATAGCTCGAAAGCTG GCTTCAAGCTCCTCTCCGCCATCCACGACGAGATGCGTCTCGGCGGCTCCAAGCTCCATGCCTCAGCCTGCAGTCGATCCAGCCAGTTCCTGGCGAAAGTCCTCGTACCAATGAAGCCAGGCAACTGGAAGAAGATCGCACACATGTATGTTGACTTGATAGACGACTGGCGCGTGGATGACAAGTCGAAGATTCACCCGAGCATCTTCAATGATTGGCACAGCTGGTGTATGCAGAAATAG
- a CDS encoding L-carnitine dehydrogenase: MASETPESTEITLIGAGTIGLSFAALHLTSDPTCLVTIHDKRPDLQSYISTHLPSYIPEAALESCTKRISYADSLQHAVKSADIIQEQGPENAEFKTSLWPEIEKHAPQNALLWSSTSGIPASVQVEGMRDKTRLLVVHPYNPPHIMPLLELVPSPSTSQDVVARTLNCWRARGRTPVVIKKECTGFVANRLAFALFREACSLAAQGVASVEDIDEIVTSSMGPRWAVAGPFKAYYAGGGEGGLRSFMEKIGGTVGECWDASDEGVRKGGIRVGAEWQEGVCEQAEDAYGVVDTGDRDAKTRRVLEAVSSRG; encoded by the coding sequence ATGGCCTCAGAAACCCCAGAATCGACGGAAATCACCCTCATTGGTGCCGGGACCATCGGTCTCTCCTTCGCCGCCCTCCATCTGACCTCCGACCCGACCTGCCTCGTTACAATCCACGACAAGCGTCCCGACCTACAATCCTACATCTCCACCCACCTTCCCTCCTACATCCCCGAAGCCGCCCTTGAATCCTGCACAAAGCGCATATCCTACGCCGACTCCCTCCAACACGCAGTAAAAAGCGCCGACATCATCCAGGAACAAGGCCCCGAAAACGCAGAGTTCAAGACTAGTCTTTGGCCTGAGATCGAAAAGCACGCTCCGCAGAATGCATTGCTTTGGAGCAGCACCTCGGGCATCCCCGCTAGCGTACAAGTCGAGGGCATGAGAGACAAGACCCGCCTCCTCGTTGTCCATCCCTACAACCCTCCCCACATCATGCCGTTACTCGAACTCGTCCCCTCACCCAGCACGTCCCAAGATGTGGTAGCCCGCACTTTGAACTGCTGGCGAGCTCGTGGGAGGACACCAGTAGTGATCAAGAAAGAATGCACCGGCTTCGTCGCGAATCGATTAGCCTTCGCTCTCTTCCGGGAGGCGTGCAGTCTTGCAGCTCAGGGCGTGGCGTCCGTGGAAGACATCGATGAGATTGTGACGAGTTCGATGGGGCCGAGGTGGGCCGTTGCTGGGCCGTTCAAGGCGTATTATGCGGGCGGTGGGGAGGGAGGACTGAGGAGTTTTATGGAGAAGATTGGAGGGACCGTGGGGGAGTGTTGGGATGCTAGTGATGAGGGTGTCAGGAAGGGAGGTATCAGGGTGGGAGCCGAGTGGCAGGAGGGGGTGTGTGAACAGGCGGAGGATGCGTATGGAGTTGTTGATACTGGGGATCGTGATGCTAAGACTAGGAGAGTGTTGGAGGCTGTCAGTAGCAGAGGGTAG